In a genomic window of Suricata suricatta isolate VVHF042 chromosome 12, meerkat_22Aug2017_6uvM2_HiC, whole genome shotgun sequence:
- the LOC115274519 gene encoding beta-defensin 119-like: MVIEINYLYFFFFWPGRHHTLRCMGNMGICRPSCRKSEQPYLYCFNYQSCCLQSYMKISISGKEVKNDWSQQNRWPKVP, from the exons ATGGTG ATAGAAAttaactatttgtattttttttttttttggccaggcAGACATCACACCCTTCGATGCATGGGGAACATGGGAATCTGTAGACCCTCTTGCAGAAAGTCTGAACAACCCTACCTCTACTGCTTCAATTATCAGTCATGCTGCCTGCAGTCCTACATGAAGATAAGCATTTCCGgcaaagaggtgaaaaatgaCTGGAGCCAACAGAATCGTTGGCCAAAAGTACCTTGA